DNA from Dromaius novaehollandiae isolate bDroNov1 chromosome 12, bDroNov1.hap1, whole genome shotgun sequence:
TGGGCTGGCACGGCTCCATCCCGGCCGCGTCTCTCCCGGGTGCACGGTGTCTCCATGGGTGACAGTCTCTGGGTGACACACTCTCCGGGTGACACGCTCTCCCCACAGCACGCtgtctgcagcagggacagggcctgGTGTGCAGGCGGCAGTGGGGCTCTGCTCGCCTCtcccaagctgctccccagcctgccctcccccAGGGTGTCACTGCTGTTGAGGATCATTTCCAGTAGAGggggaattagaaaaaaaaaacacataagaaAAATAAGTGGCTCTGGACTCTTGGCTCGCACTGCTGCTTTGGATTACAGACGCGCTTGGCGGGACAGGCATCGTCAAGGCTTAATCCTGCTTTCCGTGAACCCCTTTGGGAGCAGGCCGGGGCGGCAGAGCCTCGTGGATGCGCAGCCCCAACCCCATCAATGCAAACAACCTGGCACAGAGGGCAAGCCGGCAGCCGGCCCGGCCGCTCGGCAGTGCCGTCCCCAGGCAGCGGGAACATGCAGCTGGCCTCCCACTGACCGCTTCGTCGGCACGTcgccggctccccccgctccccggcctCCCGCTGCGTGCAGGCGCCCCGAgcgcggctccccggggctggggcgagAGGGCAGGATCCGGGCAGGCCCAGGGAGGctgaggatgccggagccacgcACACACCACAGCCTGGAGCAATTACATCGCAGCATCTGGAAAGGGCCTCGCATTACTTCTCATGTTTAAAACCAGCCTCTCCCTTCCTGCTCAAACGCAGCATGAGCTATGCACAGACGTAACCAGTAAAcccagccaggggcctgtttTTATGATGCTTTCTGTGAATACATTAACCAAACCCAGGCAAAAAGTTACAGCAGTCTGATAGCATTTTATACCTGCTCTGTGCAAGCTTAAATATCTATATAATGTGCAGGACAGCAGTGAGATGGGCCTGCAGAGCCAAACTCATCCCTGAAGCAAGAATCCTAACAGCAACAGCTTTTCAGCCTACAGATAAATCCAGACTATGCGGTAGGGCTGAAATCTTGGAGCAGACACTGCACAGGCTCAGAATGACTCAATTATTGCAATTAGAAACGGATCTGCACAAGGGGTTAGCGCCTGACAGCCTGATCCGGAGCTCGCCAGAGCCTGGGACAGGTCAGATGTCAGAGCCTCACATTCCCCAGCGAGCTCAGATCCAGGTTCTGGGCTGAACCCATCAGAGAGCCACCTTTAACCCTGCATGTAAAGAGCGAAGCCCAATTATCTCCAGGCACGAGGGGAATGCGCGTTTACTTCTTCTCCTCCCTTTGCCAGCAGAAATTGCCTGGAGGGCTAGAGGGGAAATAAAGGCTGGAGCTGTGCATGTTATTGCAGccacaatctggagttcatttACTCCCTGTGACACAGAGGCTGGGGTTGAAGGAAGGACAGTGACAGCCGCTCTTAGCAGAGGAGCTTTCCACAGTAAAAACAACCAGGCAGCAAACTGGAGGGAgtccccagctgcagcactgctggccAACCTTAAATTAGAGCCAGCAGTCCTGTTCAGCCATGCGTGTTTTGCAGTCGTTTACCCCATAACCTGCCTACCCAGCTCTTGCGGCCCCAACCCTGGCTCTTCGGAGAACAGGGCCAAGACAAACACGCTTTTCCTGGAAAGCAGAGGGACCGGGAACGTTTCCCCAGCTGGAAGCACGAGGAGCTCATCCCCGAGCCCGTCTCCTGCTGCGCTGCTGGAAGATCGCCCTGCTGTCGCCCGAGACGCAGCGACAAAACAGCCCGCTCGCGCTAGGACCCGCTGGCAGGGCCGGCTGCCAGAGCCACACATCCAGCGCCTACATAAACCACAGTGAAAGCAAAGTCGTTTGTGAAGAAAACTTTCACGATAGGAATTGGGGGAAcagtgaggggggaaaaacaggAAGGCTCGTTAAGAGGTGATGCGGTTTTGAATGTAACACATCAGGATACATCCTACTTTATTGTGCCATTGCCTAGGGATTGCTCCACTCCAGATCCAAATTTTACAACATTTAGGAAATCCCCTTCCAATACTTGGCAATCTCAGCCCAATCCAGAGAGCTACTTTAATATCTTAATGTGAGTCACCAAAGAAGGATCCAGCCCTGAATCATGTTACACAAACATAAAAAGCCTGTTGTCCCACAGGGCTCCCAGGCAAAAGCCCTGCTCCAGCAGTCGTGGCAGACAACATCTGTTTCTTGCTTTCAGCTGCTTCAGATGTTTGGGAATAAAGTGTCAATCTCCTTCTCCCCACTGTCATGTGTTAAACCactaacattttcctttctccacCTCTCTCTAAGTTAGTTCAGCCCCAGTTGCCAGCAGCATTTCTGCTCTGGCATCATCTAGATATTTATTATCAGTGTTTTTTAGCTTGGGGCCAAAcccctgccagcagctcccagccccgtcTGCCCTCGGCACGCGGTGGCCTCATCCCACCCGTCAGGCAGCCGTCGTCCCGTGGTGGACAGCTTCTCCCGGGCCGTCAAACGGCAGAGTATTATCACAAGGCTTTAAAGTTTTGTCCTTTTGAAACTCCCGCTCCTAAGAAACAGCTtttgctaaaaatgaaaaaacaaagcttCTGGTTTGGGCAATGGCAGGAAAAGACAACTAGGAAACGCATGGACACCCTGAGCGCACAGAAGCCAAGGGCAAACACAGAGCACCCCAAATTATTTGTTACCCTCCCCCCTCTTCGGGCCATGCAGTGATTTTTAAAAGTGGGTCTGGCCACACGTAGCGAGGGCTGGGCTGCGCTGCCCAGGCAAGAAGGCCTGCGCGCCGCGGGGAGCGCAGGCAAGGCTGCGCATGTGGGGAGCCCGGCATCCCAGCGAAGGGACGGGCACTGCGTCCTGCTTTGGGGGCGCAaagccagccccggggctggggcatCGTGCCCCGCCGCACGGCCCCTCGCTCCCCCAGGGGGGAAGCTGCCGCCTCCGGCGCTCAGCCCCCTTGGCCACTGCCTTTCCACTCAGGCACTCGCGCGGCCGCCTTACTCCGCAGGGGGCCTCaggcgctgccgggcgccgccatcatgcgccgcctcccccggcgggCGCCGCCATCTTGTGCCCTCCCCGTGCAGCGCGGGCGCCGCCATCTTGTGCCCTCCCCGCGCGCTGTGTCGGCCATGGCGGGGCTGCTGTGCCGCCTGCTCCTGTGCCTGGCGgccgcgcgggccgccgccgccgacctGCTGGCCGAGGAGGTGCGGCGCACCGTGGACCTCAGCACGCACCTGGCCAAGGTGTCGGCCGAGATCGGGCTGGCCAACGCGGCGGGGGGCACCGCCGCCTCCGCCTTCCTGCTGGCGCTGGAGCCCGGCCTGGAGCCCCACCTGGCCTACCTGGGCGTGCAGGTgagcgcgggggggcggcggggcgcccccgggtcccgccgcccgccggcgtCCCGTTACGGACACGTCagcgcagcgccgggccgggccgggccggcggagAGCCCCGCGGGTGCGCCGCGCTTAGGGACACgtcggcgccgcgccgcgcacccccgggtcccgccgcccgcccgcccgcgggacACGTCGGCGCAGCGCCGTGCACCGGGCGCGGACGGGGCGGCCCAAacggcgctgctgcccgctgtCCTTCAGCGGGGGCTGCGAGCAGCCGGGCGGAGGCTGCCGTTTGGGGCAACCAGGCGCCGCAGCCCTCGGCTAGCGGGCCCGGAGGACCGGCTTGCCAGCCTCGTCCTCCCCAAAAGACTTAAACGCAAGGGGTTTCCTCTGATCTCAGAGGTGTTTGCACTGATGTCCTCCTGGCTGGCCGGTCCGGTTCCCACGGCCCCCTCACGTCCCAGAAAACATACAACAGAAATCAAGAAAGTTGACCGAGGTTCGCACTTGCACAAGTGACAGTAGCTCTGCTGGTTTGGGAACCAGGCTAAGGAAGACTCGAAAGGGTTATCAGAAGTCCCCTTACCATCAGTTCTTGCACATCGACCAAATGGCAGTTTGCATTAATGAAAAAGATCATAAAAGGGTTGTATTTAAAATTCAGATAGTTCTCCATCAGCTAGTACTTACTGCGGGTGCATCCGCATAAAAGGATGTTGGGGGATATGTGGAGTTTGCCCCAGTCACGTTAGTGCTTTCAAACAGCAGCGCACTGACCAGTCTGTTCTTTTGGAACAGGTGaagggtgaggaagaggaggagaacacCTTGGAAGTGAGAGAGACTAAAGTTAAAGGTAAAAGGTGAGTGTCACCCTCTAAGGGTCAGTACCTGGAGCTTGTGCATCTGCGTTGTACCATCTCCCTTAGAGTGGAGCAGAAATACAACCGCAGCCTGGCATACCTGGAGTCCTCTGTGTTTGAAAGGACCAAACTGTACTCAgactgcaccctggggtgctgcagggccaAGGAGCACAGCTCACCCGGGTAACCGAGCCCAATTCCTACAGCCCAGGAGGCCTCACTAGAAGTCATTTCTCTCCCTTAGATGCTCATTCCCTAGGAGATCGTCCATGTGGTTTTAGGTCTCTGCACTGAGCCAAACACCGGACAGACATAAGCAGCACATACCGCTTCTCACATCCACCCAAGACTGCTAGAGAGGGGAGAGGCCTGTGATAGACAGAGTCTCTCTTAAATGCTCCCTTCAGGGGGTTTGGCTGTGCTTAGTCTCCGTTACTGACAGGGGCAGTTCCCGGGGTCCTGGCTTCCCCCCATATCTTTCCTGCCTGAGTGCCTTAAATAACACCCTTTTCCTTCATTAAAAGACATCAGGTAAGACACACATTACAGCTACAGTTGTGCCATTCCCCATTGCTCCCTTCTGGGGCCTCAAACAATCTGCACTGGTAATTACAGAGATTATAAATGCTCTTTGGCCACATCCCCAGAGCAGCACTCTTATGTCTAATGTGGGGAATACCACTGCGTTGGATGCTGCAGCCCAGCGTGGGCCGGTTGCCTGCTGCAGAGAGAGGATGCTGTTTTTCACCCGATGCTTTGCCTGCCGAGCTTAGGATATTGTGTGCTTAAGATCGGGCAGGCAGGTGCTTTCTGAGCAATGAGAGCTGAGAAATAAAGGGTGCTTTTAAAGTGGATGTGGTGAAAATTCATTCCTTTCTTCAGTACTCCAGTCCAAAACCCTGCTGGTTTTCTGACCATACCTTGATTTTGGATCCTGTGGGTGCAAAAGTGATGTTGAGCTGAGAAGGAACAAACTTTGTGGAAACAGTTGCTTAAGATGTTGGTGATTTGCCTTCTTGGCATTTGCACATGCTTCCTCCAATTCAGATCATTATTTTCACCTAGAAAACAATGAAAAGGCCATGTCAAAGCATGCATTATAGATGCAGAACAGGGGAGCGGAATGTGTCACCATTTCCCTTCCAAAATGGGACCCAGGTGGCATTGCCAACCAAAGAGTGTAATTGTGCCTGAACACTGTTCACCCTCTGTTGCCCCCTGTACTGCTTCCCCAGTCCAGAGCAAGCACACCCTCTAGGACAAGACATCTGTAGGCCTCTGAGGGACAAATACAGCATGGGCCCAGTCATGCACCATGTATGTGATACAGAATCCCAGAAGGGCTCTCATCCACAGGGGATATCGCAGGGGGTGGATTTGGTTGCTCTCTCGGGGGAGATCTGACATTTATGACTTATCTGCTCTTCTCCCTTCCAGTGGAAAATTCTTCTCTGTGAAGCTGCCATCTCCTTTGGCACCAGGAGCCAAGGTCCGTGTATCTGTCGAAATGGTTTTCACGCACGTCCTGCAGCCGTACCCCACCCACATTACCCAGAGTGAGAAACAGTTTGTGGTCTTTGAAGGAAATCACTATTTCTACTCACCATACTTCACCAAGACCCAAACAACCCGGGTCAAATTGGCCTCTAGGAATGTGGAGAGCTACACCAAGCTGGGCAACCCTTCTCGCACAGAAGACATGATTGAATATGGCCCCTTCAAGGACATCCCTCCATACAGCCAGGTAAATACCCGTGCAAAGAGGCTGTGGCTTGGTGCTTTGCCGTAAGCATCTTGTAAACAAGGGACCTGCATCTCAAGAGGCTGGAGAATGGGAAGTGGAGGCTTTGGTGTAATGATCACAAATCTAGTCTGAATTAGTCTGCGTGCAGAATAGGAGCGCATGCTCCGAGAAGATGCTCCTAGTACAGACACAGTCACTGACTGCAGCCTGGAGTCTGTAAAATAAACTAAACCAACTCATGCATGGTTTGGGCAGAGGTATATTTGCAGTGGGAGATTCTGCTGGTGCAGCCCCAGTGGTCAAGAGACTGTGTCTCTAGGCTCTCTCACCACTATAACTCTGCCAGAGGTGCAGGGTGTTTGCCTGTGACTGTGTTACCTGGTGCTCTGTGGGAACTGGGCTGGGGTGACTCTTTCTGTCAACTAAGAGTCTGTAGCAAAGCCTTCTCTGCAGACAACTTCACCCTTCTACAGAGTCTATCAGGGAAGGTTCTCTGTGGGACATGGAGAATTGGGAAGGAAGTTATTCCTTAGTTTGTGGCTGGCTGATCATCTTTTCTCCTTGTTAGGACACCCTGAAGGTTCACTATGAAAATAACAGCCCATTCCTGACCATCACCAGCATGACCCGAGTCATCGAGGTTTCTCACTGGGGAAACATTGCAGTTGAAGAGACAGTTGATTTAAAGCATACAGGAGCAGTGCTGAAAGGGCCCTTCTCCAGATACGACTACCAGAGACAGCCAGACAGTGGGATCTCTTCTGTCAAGTCTTTTAAGGTTGACGTTTTGTGTCATTTGTCTTTACTGTGGTTTCCCCCTCTTGTATCCCCAGATAAAAATCCAGttatccttttcccttccctttggtGGCCATACCCAAGTAATATGGGAACATTAAAGCtctaaaatatttgcagagaagGCCCATAACAGATAGGAATAGCTTATGGAGGTACAGGAGAAGGTACAGGTTCTAGGAAGTTACCTGCCTCATTGCATCTGTTGGCCAAACAGACTGCATAGACGAGGTCATGTAGTATCTCTCCACACTCCCACCCCTCCAATCTCAGGGACTCTCTAAAACCCTTAATcccctgtgctgctctgcttccctCTTTCCACTGTACAAGGGCCCTTTATTCTGTCCCCACTGTCTTATTTTCCCAGTTGCCCTCTCTGTTATAATCTTATCATGTTGAACAGTATTAATTAGAAACTCACCCATTCATTCCTTGATCATGAAGCAGTTGGAGAGTTAAAGCTGTAGCTCTCCTAGCCAGATGTGAAAGGTATTTTGTGTTTTCATCTCAGCTGAAACCTTTCTCGTTCCTTGAAGCCTCCAGGATTGATTGTTGTAATTCTCTAAGGTGGCAGAGCCAAACAGAAGTCTTGTTTTGCTGAGTGGAAAGCAGAAAGTTCAAGGAGTTAGGAGCAGTGGGCTGGAATGAATAGGGAATTGCTGTCCTGATGGGTGTGATGAGATCCCTTGCTGTCTGGGGTACTTGAAACTGGGCTGGAAAAAGTGCTGGATTCCCCCATTCACTTAGAGGCCAAGTGACTTGAGCACTGGCAGTCACTTCTGTGGCTGATTGCTTATAATAGCACAATTTTACCACTCAGTGCAAGTGATTAGCCATTTTGTGGTCTCTCACATGGGAATGCTGTTCTTGATGCTTAGCAGCTGTTACTGGTTTTGCCAGCTCCGCTGGAAATGATTCCTAGCCGATGCACTGAGTATTGCTTCTCTCCATGCAGACCAttctcccagctgctgctcaggacGTGTATTACCGAGACGAAATTGGAAACATCTCCACCAGCCACCTCCTTGTCCTGGACGACTCCGTGGAGATGGAGATCCGGCCCCGCTTCCCCCTCTTTGGGGGTTGGAAGACTCATTACATCATTGGCTATAACCTGCCAAGCTACGAATACCTGTACAACCTTGGTGGGTGGCACAGGGGAAGGGAATAAGAAAccttttcctttgtgtttaaGGGTGGTTGTAGTACAGTAAAGGACTCAAAACCACCTTATGCTGCACCGTAGCAACAACAGTTGCTAGCTATCGTTTCTAGAATATGCAAATCCATCTCTTTTCTGTGCTTACTTCAGGATTTTGTAGACATCTGATTAAAATACTTGAGTCAGCTGGTGCCCCCTGCTGTGTGATGTATCTGTCCCTAATTCTGCTCTTGTTTCTGTTAAGAGCT
Protein-coding regions in this window:
- the RPN1 gene encoding dolichyl-diphosphooligosaccharide--protein glycosyltransferase subunit 1, encoding MAGLLCRLLLCLAAARAAAADLLAEEVRRTVDLSTHLAKVSAEIGLANAAGGTAASAFLLALEPGLEPHLAYLGVQVKGEEEEENTLEVRETKVKGKSGKFFSVKLPSPLAPGAKVRVSVEMVFTHVLQPYPTHITQSEKQFVVFEGNHYFYSPYFTKTQTTRVKLASRNVESYTKLGNPSRTEDMIEYGPFKDIPPYSQDTLKVHYENNSPFLTITSMTRVIEVSHWGNIAVEETVDLKHTGAVLKGPFSRYDYQRQPDSGISSVKSFKTILPAAAQDVYYRDEIGNISTSHLLVLDDSVEMEIRPRFPLFGGWKTHYIIGYNLPSYEYLYNLGDQYALKMRFVDHVFDEQVTDSLTVKIILPEGAKNIHVDSPYEINRASDELHYTYLDTFGRPVIVAHKSNLVEQHIQDIVVHYTFNKILMLQEPLLVVGAFYILFFTVIVYVRLDFSITKDPAAEARMKVACITEQVLTLVNKRLGLYRHFDEAVNKYKQSRDISTLNSGKKSLETEHKALTSEIGSLQSKLKTEGSDLCDKVSEIQKLDGQVKELVLKSSVEAERLVAGKLKKDTYIENEKMHANKRQELVTKIDNILDAL